In Rhipicephalus microplus isolate Deutch F79 chromosome 9, USDA_Rmic, whole genome shotgun sequence, one genomic interval encodes:
- the LOC119163401 gene encoding ninjurin-2 isoform X1 has translation MDAVRRQLGLEDSVVGGGDMGSERGRSGFPLDMNMYATRKTLAQGMLDLALLSSNACQLRRVLSAPPGQRYHGTCVAFLALSISFQLLAGLLLVLLGRWNINCPWEQRKADLLNNVVVLLTFLISVVNVLLSAFAPDSLLGDHGVHHAQHAAGDWVAQRH, from the exons ATGGACGCCGTACGCCGACAACTGGGCCTGGAGGACAGCGTCGTCGGGGGAGGCGACATGGGCTCCGAGAGG GGTCGCAGTGGCTTCCCACTGGACATGAACATGTACGCGACTCGCAAGACCCTGGCCCAGGGCATGCTCGACTTGGCGCTGCTGTCGTCCAACGCGTGTCAGCTGCGACGCGTGCTGTCGGCACCGCCGGGGCAGCGCTACCACGGCACGTGCGTCGCCTTCCTCGCTCTCTCCATCTCCTTCCAG CTGCTCGCGGGCCTTCTGCTAGTGCTGCTCGGGAGATGGAACATCAACTGTCCCTGGGAGCAGCGCAAGGCTGACCTGTTGAACAATGTGGTCGTGCTGCTCACCTTCCTCATCAGCGTCGTAAACGTGCTGCTCTCCGCGTTCGCGCCAGACTCGCTGCTGGGCGACCACGGCGTGCACCACGCGCAGCACGCCGCCGGGGACTGGGTAGCGCAGCGTCACTGA
- the LOC119163401 gene encoding ninjurin-2 isoform X2: MNMYATRKTLAQGMLDLALLSSNACQLRRVLSAPPGQRYHGTCVAFLALSISFQLLAGLLLVLLGRWNINCPWEQRKADLLNNVVVLLTFLISVVNVLLSAFAPDSLLGDHGVHHAQHAAGDWVAQRH; encoded by the exons ATGAACATGTACGCGACTCGCAAGACCCTGGCCCAGGGCATGCTCGACTTGGCGCTGCTGTCGTCCAACGCGTGTCAGCTGCGACGCGTGCTGTCGGCACCGCCGGGGCAGCGCTACCACGGCACGTGCGTCGCCTTCCTCGCTCTCTCCATCTCCTTCCAG CTGCTCGCGGGCCTTCTGCTAGTGCTGCTCGGGAGATGGAACATCAACTGTCCCTGGGAGCAGCGCAAGGCTGACCTGTTGAACAATGTGGTCGTGCTGCTCACCTTCCTCATCAGCGTCGTAAACGTGCTGCTCTCCGCGTTCGCGCCAGACTCGCTGCTGGGCGACCACGGCGTGCACCACGCGCAGCACGCCGCCGGGGACTGGGTAGCGCAGCGTCACTGA